CTTCACGGGGGTGAAGCTGATGCCTCCCGCGCCGTCGCTGAGCTTGACCCCCGTGAAGAACAGGCCGAACACGGCCCGCTCCAGGGTGAGGCCCTCGTAGAGGGTTTCTCCCAGACGTTCCCGCAGGTGCCCGGCGGTCTCCCGAAGGATCGCCCCGGGGGTGAAGTCGGGAGTCATCGGGGGGTCCCCAGGGGTTTGCAGGCCCGGTGGACCAGGGAGGGACCCAGGTTGCCCGGGATCTCCACCCCCTCGCCCAGGGGCTCCAGCCCCGCCTCCCGGAAGAGGTCCAGGAACGTCTCCACGTGGCACAGGGGGTGTCCGAAGCTCTGGAGACACTGCTCCAGGTCCTGGATGCCCGGGGCGGAGGAGGTGCAGCCGGGGCGGCAGAACCAGTGGTGGGACACCAGCATCCCCCCCGGGCGCAGGGCTGCGGCGGCCCGGGAGAGGAAGTCGGGAAGCTCCTTGCGGAACTTGTAGAGCAGGTGGGAGACCAGGATCAGGTCGTAGGGCCCCCCCAGCTCTCCTTCCATGGCGTCGCCTCCCCGGGTTTGCACGCGGTTTTCCAGTCCCGCCTCGGCGATGTAGGGTTCCGCGAAGGGGATCACGTGGGGTTTGTCCAGCACCGTGGCCCGCAGGTTCCGGTTCTCCTGGCAGAGGGCCAGGGCGTAGAGCCCGTGCCCGCCCCCCACGTCCAGCAGCTCCCGGGCCTGGGCAAAGCCCTTCCACTCCGTCACCGCCCGGACCACCCCCTGAAGCTCTCCCTGGAGGGCCCGCTGGGCCAATGCCTGGATGAAGGGCTCGCTGGGGCCGTCGGCGAAGGCTCCCCGGGGAGGTTCCTCCATCCGGAGGGTGGAGTCCAGGGAGCGCCAACGGGACCCCTCCGTCCCGCTTTGGAGGAACCAGGTTCCCTGGTAGAGGGGGCTGGTGGACACCAGAGCCTCCGAGGCCAGGGCGCTGTTGCGGTACCGGTCCCCGGGCTCCTTCACCAGAAGCCCCAGGTCGCAGAACACCTGAAGGTAGCTTCGGCAGAGGCTTCCGTGGATCCGAAGCCCCTCCGCCACCTCCTCCCGAGGGGTCTCGCCCCGGGTTTCGAGCCAGTCGAAGAGGCCGCAGCGGAGGCCCGAGGCCACGGTCTCGTAGACCTTGAGGCCTTCCGCCACGGACTGGAGGGTGCGCAGGGCCCGGGGGCGTTCCTGGGCCGCCAGGCGGGGGGCGATGCGGGGCTTGTACATGGATTCGTCCTCCTTCAAATGATTTTCAGTCTACCGACGGGAACCCAGGGGATCGAAGAACCCTTCGATCCGGGCGTCCGTGGGGGCGGAGCCGTAGAACGCGGCGTAGAAGTCCCGGGTCTCCTTCTTCAGGTCCAGGTCCAGGAAGCGCTCCGGGTAGAGGGTCTTGGCCAGCCAGAGGAA
The sequence above is drawn from the Aminomonas paucivorans DSM 12260 genome and encodes:
- a CDS encoding class I SAM-dependent methyltransferase, whose product is MYKPRIAPRLAAQERPRALRTLQSVAEGLKVYETVASGLRCGLFDWLETRGETPREEVAEGLRIHGSLCRSYLQVFCDLGLLVKEPGDRYRNSALASEALVSTSPLYQGTWFLQSGTEGSRWRSLDSTLRMEEPPRGAFADGPSEPFIQALAQRALQGELQGVVRAVTEWKGFAQARELLDVGGGHGLYALALCQENRNLRATVLDKPHVIPFAEPYIAEAGLENRVQTRGGDAMEGELGGPYDLILVSHLLYKFRKELPDFLSRAAAALRPGGMLVSHHWFCRPGCTSSAPGIQDLEQCLQSFGHPLCHVETFLDLFREAGLEPLGEGVEIPGNLGPSLVHRACKPLGTPR